The Alteromonas stellipolaris genome includes a region encoding these proteins:
- a CDS encoding NAD(P)H-dependent oxidoreductase — protein sequence MNVINALNWRYSVKSFSEQKLQQWQLRELLEATRLSPSSYGLQPYKVIVIESKSVRQRLLPFAYGQEQVIKSSHLLVFAARTDIGSHLVSDYIQEASKNNDTSSESLTSFAAMAEKALETMNTKEGLHWAQQQAFIALGNMLTSAAMMKIDTCPIGGFDAQEFDAILNLTANNLASTVICPIGIRDPNDKYSQRRKVRFDHQHLVMEI from the coding sequence ATGAATGTAATAAACGCATTAAACTGGCGCTATTCAGTTAAAAGTTTTTCCGAACAAAAGCTACAGCAATGGCAGTTGCGCGAACTCCTTGAAGCAACTCGATTGAGCCCTTCTTCTTACGGACTTCAACCCTATAAGGTCATCGTTATAGAATCAAAAAGCGTGAGGCAGCGTTTATTGCCTTTTGCTTATGGTCAAGAGCAAGTAATTAAAAGCTCTCATTTACTGGTATTCGCTGCCAGAACTGACATTGGTTCCCACTTAGTCAGTGACTATATTCAGGAGGCATCGAAAAATAATGATACGTCTTCTGAATCTCTAACAAGTTTTGCTGCAATGGCTGAAAAAGCGCTAGAAACTATGAACACAAAAGAAGGTTTGCACTGGGCACAGCAGCAGGCTTTTATTGCACTAGGAAACATGTTGACCAGCGCAGCTATGATGAAAATTGATACTTGCCCAATTGGGGGATTCGACGCTCAAGAATTTGACGCCATACTTAATCTTACAGCCAACAACCTCGCTTCCACGGTTATTTGCCCTATTGGTATTCGTGACCCAAATGATAAATACAGCCAACGCCGCAAAGTTCGTTTTGATCATCAACATCTAGTAATGGAGATATAA
- a CDS encoding DMT family transporter — protein MWAFPALAVLAGAAITFQASMNARLGVLLKNPVLATAIAFLFACFFTLLFMLINQRQLPVYADIRSIPTYLWFGGILSAFGVGSYYYLIPKMGVGSMMSFALSGQLILAIIAGHFGWFEQPIKPITPKVIIGIFAMVLGINLINGGTRNVY, from the coding sequence ATGTGGGCCTTCCCTGCATTGGCTGTACTAGCCGGTGCCGCTATTACTTTTCAGGCCAGTATGAACGCTCGTTTGGGAGTTCTTCTTAAAAACCCAGTGCTAGCGACAGCAATTGCGTTTTTATTTGCCTGCTTTTTTACATTATTGTTTATGCTGATAAATCAAAGGCAACTTCCGGTATATGCGGATATCAGGTCTATTCCAACTTATTTATGGTTTGGCGGCATTCTCAGTGCATTTGGTGTTGGCAGCTATTATTATCTGATCCCGAAAATGGGTGTGGGCAGCATGATGTCTTTTGCACTGAGCGGACAGTTAATTCTTGCAATTATCGCTGGGCATTTTGGATGGTTTGAGCAACCAATTAAACCTATTACTCCCAAAGTTATCATTGGTATTTTCGCCATGGTACTTGGCATTAACCTTATAAACGGGGGGACGAGAAATGTCTATTGA
- a CDS encoding Crp/Fnr family transcriptional regulator, whose amino-acid sequence MKKESFEALKVVMESYAPLSNETWDNFSNLCKVRTLKKGALLYEAGKHPKSFAFVVKGLVRGYVINEQGQEYNKNFFVEGQFPGSMTALLTSQPSRLAFETVEDSLLVEIDFAGFRQLLFSNNELMKYQIIYLEKNWLLHKDAREIELVQDNATLRYQQFTSEFPNLADRLPLYQIASHLGVTPTQLSRIRKSLNNEK is encoded by the coding sequence GTGAAGAAAGAAAGTTTTGAAGCGTTAAAAGTTGTTATGGAAAGCTACGCTCCCCTATCAAATGAAACCTGGGATAACTTCTCCAATCTTTGCAAAGTAAGAACATTAAAAAAGGGAGCTCTTCTCTATGAAGCGGGAAAACATCCAAAAAGTTTTGCTTTTGTGGTGAAAGGGCTGGTCAGAGGGTATGTTATTAATGAGCAAGGGCAAGAATACAATAAAAACTTCTTTGTCGAAGGGCAGTTTCCCGGTTCAATGACAGCCCTACTTACCTCGCAACCTTCTCGTTTGGCATTTGAGACTGTTGAAGACAGTCTGTTGGTGGAAATCGATTTTGCAGGCTTTCGCCAATTACTTTTTTCCAATAACGAGTTGATGAAATATCAAATCATTTATCTGGAAAAAAATTGGTTACTGCACAAAGATGCTCGAGAAATAGAATTAGTTCAGGATAATGCCACGCTACGATACCAGCAATTTACCTCTGAGTTTCCCAACTTGGCGGACAGGCTGCCACTATACCAAATTGCTTCACACCTCGGCGTAACGCCAACACAACTAAGCCGGATACGCAAAAGTCTCAATAATGAAAAATAA